Proteins from a genomic interval of Catenulispora sp. EB89:
- a CDS encoding RICIN domain-containing protein produces MAQFRQSPIVRRWRGLLLALAVAAAGTFTASAAHADTTICGKYDSTAVSGGQYIVQNNEWGDTIQQCLDVTNDGFSVTTGDHNVGTGGAPAAYPSIYAGCHYGNCSTGSGLPLQVSAFGNPQSSVDFATAAGQWDASYDIWFDTQPNPSGQNDGEELMIWANHSGAPRPAGSQIGTATIEGATWDVWESRMNNGGIGWNDVSYVRENPTTAITVNIKDFTNDSLSRGYMSSAWYLTSVQFGFEPWQGGPGLGVNSFSFTTNGSGGGGGGGGGGGEIVGQGSGRCLDIQNLGTADGTPVQLWDCGGAWNQLWSNTGGRFVNPQSGKCLDVAGAGTADGTQVRLWTCNGTAAQQWQVNGNGTITNPNSGKCLDAAGQGTGNGTLLQIWDCYGGGGTQANQVWSLH; encoded by the coding sequence ATGGCTCAGTTCCGACAATCTCCGATCGTCCGCAGATGGCGCGGCTTGCTGCTCGCGCTCGCGGTGGCGGCCGCGGGGACGTTCACCGCCTCCGCCGCCCACGCGGACACCACGATCTGCGGCAAGTACGACAGCACCGCGGTCTCCGGCGGCCAGTACATCGTGCAGAACAACGAATGGGGCGACACGATCCAGCAGTGCCTGGACGTGACGAACGACGGGTTCTCCGTCACCACCGGCGACCACAACGTCGGCACCGGCGGCGCGCCCGCGGCGTACCCGTCGATCTATGCGGGCTGCCACTACGGCAACTGCTCGACCGGCAGCGGTCTGCCGTTGCAGGTCTCGGCCTTCGGCAACCCGCAGTCCAGCGTCGATTTCGCCACCGCCGCCGGCCAGTGGGACGCCTCCTACGACATCTGGTTCGACACCCAGCCCAACCCCTCCGGGCAGAACGACGGCGAGGAGCTGATGATCTGGGCGAACCATTCCGGCGCGCCCCGCCCCGCGGGTTCGCAGATCGGCACCGCGACGATCGAGGGCGCGACGTGGGACGTGTGGGAGTCCCGGATGAACAACGGCGGGATCGGCTGGAACGACGTGTCCTACGTCCGTGAGAATCCGACCACCGCGATCACCGTGAACATCAAGGACTTCACGAACGACTCGCTCAGCCGCGGCTACATGAGCAGCGCCTGGTACCTGACCAGCGTCCAGTTCGGCTTCGAGCCCTGGCAGGGCGGCCCGGGGCTCGGCGTGAACTCCTTCTCCTTCACCACCAACGGCTCCGGCGGTGGCGGGGGAGGCGGCGGTGGCGGCGGCGAGATCGTCGGCCAGGGCAGCGGCCGCTGTCTGGACATCCAGAACCTCGGCACCGCCGATGGCACCCCGGTGCAGCTGTGGGACTGCGGCGGCGCCTGGAACCAGCTGTGGTCGAACACCGGCGGCCGGTTCGTCAACCCGCAGTCCGGCAAGTGTCTGGACGTGGCGGGCGCCGGTACCGCCGACGGGACGCAGGTCCGGCTGTGGACGTGCAACGGCACCGCGGCTCAGCAGTGGCAGGTCAACGGCAACGGCACCATCACCAACCCCAACTCGGGCAAGTGCCTGGACGCGGCGGGCCAGGGCACCGGCAACGGCACCCTGCTCCAGATCTGGGACTGCTACGGCGGCGGGGGGACCCAGGCCAACCAGGTCTGGTCGCTTCACTGA